One segment of Chionomys nivalis chromosome 1, mChiNiv1.1, whole genome shotgun sequence DNA contains the following:
- the Lrtm2 gene encoding leucine-rich repeat and transmembrane domain-containing protein 2, with protein MLAPGSGPEQRNKLALQWRQVSWITCWIALCAVEVLPACPFSCTCDSRTLEVDCSGLGLTAVPPDVPVATQSLLLLNNKLSALPSWTFANLSNLQRLDLSNNFLDQLPRSIFQDLVNLTELQLRNNSIRTLDRELLQHAPLLRHLDLSVNGLAQLPQGLFDGLLALRSLSLRSNRLQSLDRLTFEPLASLQLLQVGDNPWECDCNLREFKHWLEWFSYRGGRLDQLACTLPKELRGKDMRAVPMEMFNYCSQLEDENNSAGMDAPGPPCTKASPEPAKPKPGVEPEPEPSTACPQKQRYRPVSVRRAIGTVIIAGVVCGIVCIMMVVAAAYGCIYASLMAKYHRELKKRQPLMGDPEGEHEDQKQISSVA; from the exons ATGCTGGCACCAGGCAGTGGCCCAGAGCAGAGGAACAAACTTGCCTTGCAGTGGAGGCAGGTCTCCT GGATCACCTGCTGGATTGCCCTGTGTGCCGTGGAGGTGCTCCCTGCCTGCCCTTTCTCCTGCACCTGTGACAGCCGCACCTTGGAGGTGGACTGCAGTGGCCTGGGCCTCACCGCTGTGCCCCCAGATGTGCCCGTCGCCACCCAAAGCCTTCTGCTCCTGAATAATAAACTGAGTGCCCTGCCAAGCTGGACTTTCGCTAACCTGTCCAACCTGCAGCGGCTGGACCTGTCCAACAACTTCCTGGACCAGCTACCTCGGTCCATTTTCCAGGACCTGGTCAACCTGACAGAGCTGCAGCTGCGGAACAACAGCATCAGGACCCTGGACAGGGAACTGCTCCAGCACGCCCCGCTGCTGCGCCACCTGGATTTGTCTGTCAATGGCTTGGCCCAGCTGCCCCAGGGCCTTTTTGACGGGCTCCTGGCTCTGCGGTCCTTGTCCCTTCGCTCCAACCGTTTGCAGAGCCTGGACCGGCTGACCTTTGAGCCCCTGGCGAGCCTACAGCTGCTTCAGGTTGGGGACAACCCATGGGAGTGTGACTGTAACCTTCGAGAGTTCAAACACTGGCTGGAGTGGTTCTCCTACAGAG GGGGTCGCCTGGACCAACTTGCCTGCACCCTACCCAAGGAGCTACGGGGGAAGGACATGCGTGCGGTCCCCATGGAGATGTTTAACTACTGTTCCCAGCTAGAGGATGAGAACAACTCTGCTGGGATGGATGCTCCAGGGCCACCCTGCACTAAGGCCAGTCCAGAGCCTGCAAAACCTAAGCCTGGGGTGGAGCCTGAGCCCGAGCCCAGCACTGCTTGTCCTCAGAAGCAGAGGTACCGGCCAGTGAGTGTGCGGCGAGCCATCGGCACCGTGATCATCGCGGGTGTCGTGTGTGGTATTGTCTGCATCATGATGGTGGTGGCTGCTGCTTACGGCTGCATCTACGCCTCCCTCATGGCCAAGTACCACCGGGAGCTCAAGAAGCGCCAGCCACTGATGGGGGACCCCGAGGGTGAGCATGAAGATCAGAAACAGATCTCTTCTGTGGCATGA